In Vanrija pseudolonga chromosome 4, complete sequence, a single window of DNA contains:
- the SPCC757.13_4 gene encoding putative transporter yields the protein MATPTEQTAPPEELKASVSHDSDVEAAPAPEGIKQQNAELYAEALVKYGVEGELDPKAEKRLKRKLDRRILPVLGICYFFYYVDKTTLSYAAIFGIKDDLKLKGTDYNWLSSIFYFGWLAWAIPSNLLMQRSPPAYYLAFNIGMWGVFLMCQAAVNNFAALAALRVLGGAVEAIADPAFMLITSMYYTRAEQPSRISAWYMWNGVGVAGGGLIGYGIGHIKSSIASWRFEFIIVGAFCTAWACVLAYILPNSPATFRGFNHEEKLMMIARLAKGQTGIEQRKIRWDQIREAFTDYKTWLFMLLGFIANIPNGGISNFSTLVIKGLGFNQLHTSLLGIPQGVLVVIWIGAGALINERLPKNSRTIVCALFMLPTIAGALGFLLAPTHAYVGRLICFYLTGSYQASFVLSLSLITSNTGGQSKKMIVSGMIWFGACIGNIAGPFFYKTNQAPKYSLGIGSLLVANILELLLFFVFRFAFIWENKKKERQRAQYRAEGRALPTVAETAFANMTDKENPK from the exons ATGGCGACTCCAACTGAACAGACTGCGCCCCCCGAAGAGCTCAAGGCGAGCGTCTCGCACGACtcggacgtcgaggccgcccccgcgcccgaggGGATCAAGCAGCAGAACGCCGAGCTGTATGCTGAGGCCCTGGTGAAgtacggcgtcgagggggagCTGGACCCCAAGGCGGAGAAACGGCTCAAGCGCAAGCTTGACCGCCGTATCCTTCCCGTGCTGGGCATCTGCTACTTCTTCTAC TATGTGGACAAGACGACGCTGTCGTACGCTGCGATCTTTG GCATCAAGGacgacctcaagctcaagggcaCCGACTACAACTGGCTCTCGTCCATCTTCTACTTCGGCTGGCTGGCATGGGCGATCCCGTCCAACCTGCTGATGCAGCGCTCCCCGCCGGCGTACTACCTGGCGTTCAACATCGGCATGTGGGGCGTGTTCCTCATGTGCCAGGCGGCCGTGAACAACTttgccgcgctggcggcgctgcgcgtgctcggcggcgcggtggaggcgATCGCCGACCCGGCCTTCATGCTCATCACGTCCATGTACTACACGCGCGCGGAGCAGCCCTCCCGCATCTCAGCATGGTACATGTGGaacggggtcggcgtcgccggcggcggcctgaTCGGGTACGGCATCGGGCATATCAAGAGCAGCATCGCGTCCTGGCGCTTCGAGTTCATCATCGTCGGCGCATTCTGTACCGCGTGGGCATGCGTCCTCGCGTACATCCTCCCCAACTCGCCGGCTACCTTCCGCGGCTTCAACCACGAGGAGAAGCTCATGATGATCGCCCGTCTCGCCAAGGGGCAGACGGGTATTGAGCAGCGCAAGATCCGCTGGGACCAGATCCGCGAGGCGTTCACAGACTACAAGACGTGGCTGTTTATGTTGCTCGGGTTCATCGCCAATATCCCCAACGGAG GCATCTCAAACTTCTCGACGCTGGTCATCAAGGGCCTCGGGTTCAACCAGCTCCACACGtccctcctcggcatcccgCAGGGagtgctcgtcgtcatctggattggtgccggcgcgctcatcAACGAACGTCTGCCCAAGAACTCGCGCACCATCGTTTGCGCACTCTTCATGCTGCCTACCATTGCGGGTGCTCTgggcttcctcctcgccccgacCCACGCCTACGTCGGCCGCCTCATCTGCTTCTACCTCACCGGCTCATACCAGGCATCCTTTGTGCTCTCGCTGTCCCTCATCACCTCCAACACTGGCGGCCAGTCGAAGA AGATGATCGTCTCCGGCATGATCTGGTTCGGCGCGTGTATCGGCAACATTGCTGGCCCCTTCTTCTACAAGA CCAACCAGGCACCAAAGTACAGCCTCGGCATTggctcgctcctcgtcgccaacatcctcgagctgctcctctTCTTCGTGTTCCGCTTCGCCTTCATTTGGGagaacaagaagaaggagcgccagcgcgcgcagtACCGCGCCGAGGGACGCGCACTCCCCACCGTCGCGGAGACGGCGTTCGCCAACATGACTGACAAGGAGAACCCGAAGTGA
- the THYN1 gene encoding Thymocyte nuclear protein 1: protein MPWLMKAEPDTRIVKGKDVKFSVDDFEEMGESPWDGVRSHEAKNIMKEKMKLGDKVLFYHSNCKVPGVYALAEISKEGYPDYTSWDPSHPYFDAKSDQSNPTWYMVSVRFIARLQHPVTLSFIKSLVGKAAPPGPISYIGAAGLKAIQSMALINRGRLSVQPVEQGAYDAIVALGQKGGFVEEAKTPKKRAPKEDKPAKTDAVTADGDEKPAKKAKTEPKPKAESKPKAAKAEPKPKTEPKAAPPPSNGTRRSTRLAK, encoded by the exons ATGCCTTGGCTTATGAAGGCTGAGCCCGACACGCGCATTGTGAAGGGAAAAGATGTCAAG TTCTCTGTCGACGACTTCGAGGAGATGGG AGAATCGCCATGGGATG GCGTGCGCAGCCACGAGGCCAAGAACATTATGAAGGAGAAGATGAAGCTTGGCGACAAG gtGCTGTTCTATCACAGCAACTGCAAGGTGCCAG GTGTCTACGCCTTGGCTGAGATCTCCAAGGAGGGCTATCCAGACT ACACATCCTGGGACCC CTCCCACCCCTACTTCGATGCCAAGTCGGACCAGTCCAATCCAACATGGTACATGGTCTCTGTGCGCTTCATCGCGCGTCTGCAGCACCCCGTCACGCTCTCCTTCATCAAGTCGCTGGTTGGcaaggcggcgccgcctgGGCCGATTTCGTACATCGGCGCAGCGGGTCTCAAGGCTATCCAAAGCATGGCGTTGATCAACCGCGGCCGTTTGA GTGTCCAGCCTGTCGAGCAAGGCGCGTACGACGCTATCGTTGCCCTTGGTCAGAAGGGCGGCTTTgtggaggaggccaagacgCCCAAGAAGAGGGCACCGAAGGAGGACAAGCCCGCGAAGACCGATGCGGTCACGGCTGACGGTGACGAGAAACcggcgaagaaggccaagacggagcccaagcccaaggccgagtCTAAGCCCAAGGCTGCCAAAGCTGAACCCAAGCCCAAGACCGAACCCAAAGCCGCACCACCTCCTTCCAACGGTACGCGCCGCAGCACGAGATTAGCAAAGTAG
- the dbp6 gene encoding ATP-dependent RNA helicase dbp6: MSLPTKRKHVVFDGAEAEAEAGPSTIHPDRAYIHPDRAGFHPDRAAAIDAAQPAAKKPKVKSGKKKQYLAKKARRQRKLKAAKKAAAPKNQEWNGEESESDDESEDEDDDEEESEKEEANGKPEPSVSAPVDGAADGAAAEEDERAKRKAEKRAIGDGRKEERKAKRAAERKTKAAGQPNGEASTLAPAPAATLSTAQAASDDEDDDEAGAAADDDDEVEDYEHPELEDGAIPDLPTRLTRSPSPPPLEPFPLPRMAPAPDAAVLSRQGMPTGLEDAVFIDQGLRAGVADLAASLGSGTAGLSERTQKRLAELGVDEFFAVQAAILPHLLSLPLVPLPHAQLSDYLVSAPTGSGKTLAYAVPIVEVLRQRVVPRLRALIVLPTRDLVMQVRETLEALAKGTGLLIGSVTGQHSFAHEQAQLVGELDEQLLGGSSKLDILIATPGRLMDHLASTPNFTLQHLRFLVIDEADRLLTQSFQNWLAQVLAHARPPTAKEASKTSTHDAVASSWAEPLGLASGDWEGSDAVQSTCQKLLFSATLTRDPAKVAALDLASPQYYIVQSTSNPLSATAVGSSFALPSELTERMLILPPALKPLNLIHLLHAPQFNATPALVFTKSVEAATRLVKLLEFFEDAFIGGNKRVTVRGYTRDMAPAERKRLLKDFSDGKVDVIVCSDLVARGMDLPQVAHAISYDTPLDMTKYVHRAGRTARAGREGTAWTLVEKQEALHFKGMLKGAGHEAAVKKVKVKEDELEGYKESYDIAMKRLREVYGRE, from the exons ATGTCGCTGCCAACGAAGCGCAAGCACGTCGTATTCGACGGcgctgaggccgaggccgaggctggcCCATCGACAATCCACCCCGACCGCGCGTACATCCACCCCGACCGCGCGGGCTTCCACCCCGACCGTGCAGCTGCGATCGatgccgcccagcccgcagccaagaagcccaag GTCAAATccggcaagaagaagcagtACCTTGCTAAGAAGGCGCGAAGGCagcgcaagctcaaggcggcgaagaaggctGCCGCGCCGAAGAACCAGGAGTGGAACGGggaggagagcgagagcgacgatgagagcgaggacgaggatgatgacgaggaggagagcgagaaggaggaggcgaaCGGCAAGCCTGAGCCTTCAGTATCAGCACCAGTCGACGGTGCGGCtgacggcgctgctgctgaggaggacgagcgcgccaagcggAAAGCTGAGAAGCGAGCCATTGGTGACGGGCGGAAAGAGGAGCGCAAAgcgaagcgcgccgccgagaggAAGACCAAGGCGGCAGGACAGCCCAATGGAGAGGCATCGACTTtggccccagccccagcagcgaCATTATCAACCGCACAGGCAGCatcagacgacgaggacgatgacgaggccggcgccgcggcagacgacgacgacgaagtcGAGGACTACGAgcaccccgagctcgaggacggcgcgatCCCCGACCTGCCGACACGGCTCACCCGCTCGCCATCACCTCCCCCGCTGGAGCCATTCCCCCTCCCGCGtatggcgccggcgcccgacgcggccgtgTTGAGCAGGCAGGGCATGCCGACTGGTCTCGAAGACGCAGTGTTCATTGACCAggggctgcgcgccggcgtcgcggaccTCGCGGCGTCTTTGGGGTCTGGCACGGCGGGCCTGAGCGAGCGGACGCAGAagcgccttgccgagctgggcgtggaCGAGTTCTTCGCTGTCCAGGCTGCGATCCTCCCCCACCTGCTCAGCCTGCCGCTTGTGCCCCTGCCTCACGCCCAGCTGAGCGACTACCTCGTCTCTGCGCCGACTGGTAGCGGCAAGACGCTGGCTTATGCCGTTCCGATTGTCGAGGTGCTGCGCCAGCGTGTGGTCCCacgcctgcgcgcgctcatTGTGCTGCCTACGCGGGACCTCGTGATGCAGGTGCGCGAGACACTGGAGGCACTGGCGAAGGGTACTGGGTTGTTG ATTGGAAGCGTCACCGGCCAGCACTCATTCGCACACGAGCAGGCCCagctcgttggcgagctcgacgagcagctcctcggcgggtCTTCGAAGCTCGACATCCTCATCGCCACGCCTGGAAGGCTGATGGACCACCTGGCGAGCACGCCAAACTTTACACTCCAGCACTTGCGCTTCCTG GTCATCGACGAGGCAGACCGCCTGCTCACGCAGAGCTTCCAGAACTGGCTTGCCCAGGTCCTCGCCCATGCTCGGCCGCCAaccgccaaggaggccagCAAGACGAGCACACACGATGCTGTTGCTTCGAGCTGGGCTGAGCCACTGGGACTGGCGAGCGGCGATTGGGAGGGCTCAGACGCCGTTCAGAGCACT TGCCAGAAGCTGTTGTTCTCGGCTACGCTCACCCGCGACCCTGCCAAGGTCGCTGCCCTGGACCTCGCATCACCACAGTATTACATTGTGCAGTCGACCTCCAACCCTCTCAGTGCCACGGCTGTTGGCTCGTCGTTCGCGCTGCCTTCAGAGCTTACAGAACGCATGCTCATCCTCCCACCTGCGCTCAAGCCTCTCAACCTTATCCACCTGCTCCACGCTCCCCAGTTCAACGCGACACCAGCGCTCGTCTTCACCAAGTCGGTCGAGGCTGCCACccgcctcgtcaagctcctcgagtTCTTCGAGGACGCGTTCATCGGCGGAAACAAGCGCGTCACAGTGCGAGGGTACACACGAGACATGGCTCCAgcggagcgcaagcgcctTCTCAAGGACTTCtccgacggcaaggtcgatGTTATCGTCTGTTCGGACCTGGTGGCACGCGGTATGGACCTGCCTCAGGTCGCTCACGCCATCTCGTACGACACCCCGCTCGACATGACCAAGTACGTCCACCGTGCAGGCCGTACTGCGCGTGCAGGGCGCGAGGGCACTGCCTGGACGCTTGTGGAGAAGCAGGAAGCTCTCCACTTCAAGGGCATGCTCAAGGGCGCAGGGCACGAAGCGGCTgtcaagaaggtcaaggtcaaggaggacgagctcgagggctACAAGGAGAGTTACGACATCGCTATGAAGCGATTGCGCGAGGTGTACGGACGGGAGTAG